Proteins co-encoded in one Gadus morhua chromosome 6, gadMor3.0, whole genome shotgun sequence genomic window:
- the ccnh gene encoding cyclin-H: protein MTTSNCLVRFFLFDNFQVLNMYHNSSHKTFWIFDNEDALEKLRCEANTKCYNKLSTSGKESMLLGRYEEQVLFRYYEKRLLDFCNAFKPTMPKAVVGTAIMFFRRFYLNNSLMEYHPRIIMLTCAYLSCKVDEFNVSSTQFVGNLLQETPAGQERVLEQILEFELLLIQQLNFHLVVHTPYRPMEGLLIDIKTRYPPLENPESLRKSADDFLTRANTTDAGLLFAPSQIALIAILNSASRAGLNMDSYLSECMGMKDNREYIVKLNESMRRMKKLIKDYELPKAEEVSAYKEKLERVHLEFNTSTNKRKRGYEEDGHVAKIQCRTEDEEWTDED, encoded by the exons tttgacaatTTCCAGGTACTCAATATGTATCATAATAGCTCACACAAAACGTTTTGGATATTTGACAATGAAGACGCTTTGGAGAAATTAAGATGCGAGGCGAACACAAAATGCTATAACAAGTTGTCAACGAGTGGGAAG GAGTCCATGTTGTTGGGGCGGTACGAGGAACAGGTGTTGTTCAGATACTATGAGAAGAGACTTCTAGACTTTTGCAATGCGTTCAAGCCTACGATGCCAAAGGCCGTTGTG GGCACAGCCATCATGTTCTTCAGAAGGTTCTACCTTAACAACTCCCTAATGGAATACCACCCCAGGATTATCAT gCTGACCTGTGCTTACTTGTCCTGTAAAGTGGACGAGTTCAACGTCTCCAGCACTCAGTTTGTAGGCAACTTGCTGCAGGAGACCCCTGCCGGCCAGGAGAGGGTGCTGGAGCAGATCCTGGAGTTCGAGCTCCTGCTCATCCAACAGCTCAACTTTCACCTGGTGGTCCACACTCCGTACAGGCCAATGGAGGGGCTGCTGATAGACATCAAG ACCCGGTACCCCCCGCTGGAGAACCCGGAGTCGCTGAGGAAAAGTGCAGATGACTTCCTGACCAGAGCCAACACGACGGACGCTGGGCTGCTTTTCGCCCCGTCTCAGATCGCCCTGATTGCCATCCTGAACAGCGCCTCGCGGGCAGGCCTCAACATGGACAG TTACCTCAGCGAGTGCATGGGGATGAAGGACAACAGAGAGTATATCGTCAAACTTAATGAATCCATGAGAC GGATGAAGAAGCTTATAAAGGATTATGAACTTCCCAAGGCAGAAGAAGTTAGTGCCTACAAAGAGAAGCTGGAGAGGGTCCACTTGGAGTTTAACACGTCAACAAA CAAGAGAAAACGAGGCTACGAGGAGGATGGCCATGTCGCAAAAATACAGTGTCGTACTGAAGACGAG gAATGGACCGATGAAGACTGA